In Lolium perenne isolate Kyuss_39 chromosome 5, Kyuss_2.0, whole genome shotgun sequence, the sequence AATAAGCTCTTATGTTGTGTACTAGTACTGCCTTGTGTACTCTGTTTACTCCATAACTTCTGTTTGAACTATGTATGGTGTACTAGTACTGCCATGTGTACTCTGTTTACTCCGTAACTTCTGTTCGAACTATGTATGGTCTATTTTAGCATGTATCTCTTCCTCAAAAGAATGCTTTCATTGGGGTTAGCACTAGCTGTGCTACCAAGTTAGAGAAACTCTAGTGGACCGACCGAAAACGACAACCCaaatggtttgtttgggttgtgcCGCAGACAGAATTTGGACCGCGGTCCGGCCGGCCAGGTTTGCAAGTCTGCACGAGTCGGCATGGTAACGGTGTCCCTATGCGAGCCGACATCAATCTACTTATGTTACTACTCCAAATGCTTCTATACCGTCTTACCCGTAGACTCCTCCTGGATCGACTTACATACAAGCCGGCCATAGTATCTTTTTTTTAGGGAAGCCGGCCAAAGTATCTTTGTGCAAGGGTGGGGGTAGTAATCTAGCTATAGGCTCCCTAGTAGTCTCCATCTTGGGGCGATACCAGTTTGGCATTCCCTAGTCAGGTGCTTAGAATAATAAACTTATTTTTTTAGTTAAGtactactacctccatttcaaggaataaggagTCCTTtttttacgtgttttttgtttgaccaaaaattactttaaatatataaagattgtttgtatgaaattagcatcattagaaagtgcttttcagtacgaatccaacggtgctaattacatataataaaattaaaatattcttgctcaatttttatggtcaaagttcgtcttaaaatacgtgtgcgccttattccttgaaacggaggtagtactagAAGTCATCCAAAAAGTTGACAAAGCGCCACCAACTCAAACAACAATAGAAATAGTCTTCGTTTGATCAACCCTCTAGCCGGAGTTCATTCTGAAATGGGTTGGCGGAAGATGCTGGAGTGTGCCCCGAGTTAATATTTCTAGGAAAGGAAGACTTGATCAAACGCTATAAGTAGGCCGGCTGACAATTGCATTCTCCAAATAAATGACATTTGGCATGGTGAGGAGTCCAAACTAGATGCATTGTACATAGCACACAAAGCATGACACGGGCAGCTCAGCTTCTAAGTCACTGTTATTTGacagaaaaaaaaagcaaaaaactaCATGCATCCCCCAAGAGGTAATGCCAACCCTTTCCTTTCAGTGCGTAGGTTATGAAAATGACATATCGATATTAGCCTCTTGATTTATTAATGACCTAAAACAAATTGTTGAGAACAATTTTCATGTCAACATCGATCAAGAGGCCGGACAGATGAGTGAAGTGCATACCCGGTCAAGTCTCAGCTAGGATTGGTATATAGAGCAAACAAATAAGAGGACTATTCCTTCGTCTACGATCCTTCGAAAACAGCGTGGTAGGTCTCTGCCTCTCTAGCCAGCCAACTTCCATGAATGGCTTCCCAATCCGACATTGTAGTTCTCCTCGCCGCCATCGCCTTTCTCTGCTGCCCGGCAGCTGGTCAGGGTGTTGGCCCAGCCCCAAAACGCCGTGTACTTCCGACGTAGACGAAGACGATCCGGCGAGACGTGACCTGCACACGCACAGCAAACAAGCCAAGCAATATGCAAACAGCAGCAATCCAAGTACGATCAGCTAGCTCCAACTCACGCACACGAAAAGCAATGTATCGCCACAGGCCCGTATCGAGCCTGTTGTTTTCTTTGTATTGATTCTCGATGTGGTGGTTTACAAGTGCTGGTTACACGTATACTTATACACGGCTAACCTGACTCCTACTCGGTGGTGTACTCAGCGTCCAACACGGTACAAACCCAACACGACGCCGACCCGGTTCTAAATCCGGTTTAGACTCTCCTAGACGTATACGGAAACTACGACGCACACGACATCTTGCCGATGTCGAGAGTGATTAGTTCTAACAATCACCCCCCTAAGCACGATGTGCTCGTCTTCACAGCTTGGACGCCGATCCTTCGTCGCATCTCCAAGAACTTCAGTCGACCCAAAGACTTGGTCAGAATATCTGCAAGCTGATCATCGGTGCGAACATAGTTGACATCAATCTTGCTCTCCTCTACACACTCCCGTATGTAGTGATACCTCGTATCAATGTGCTTACTCCTGTCATGGTGCACCGGATTCTTGCACAATGAGATTGTAGACTTGTTGTCAACATTGAGCACCACCCTTTCCGCTTCCTCGTTCATGAGGTCACCGAGTAGCCTCCCTAGCCACACACCTTGACACGCCGCGGTTGCAGCTGCTATATACTCAGCTTCACAGGAAGATAATGCAACTACCTTTTGCTTCTGTGATAGCCAACTTACGATGCTATTTCCAAGGAAATATGCCACGCCCGAGGTACTCTTACGGTCGTCAACATCGCCTGCCATATCGCTGTCACTATAGCCAAgtatcttcaccttccccttctccTTCAAATAGACAATACCATAGTCAGTTGTCCCTTTGATGTACCTGAGTATATGCTTCACCGCTGCCCAATGTTCCCTTGTGGGTGCTTCCATGTAGCGACTCACAATGCCAACGGAATAGGCCAAGTCCGGTCTTGTGTTCACGAGATACCTCAAACTTCCGACCACACTCCTATACTCCGTTGCATCAACCGCGGGTGCTTCGCTCTTCTTGCTTAGTTTAAGCCGAGGTTCCATTGGAACTTGAGTTGGATTGCAATCTTCCATGCCATAATTCTCGAGTATTCTCTTCGCATATGCCTCCTGGCATAGTGTGATCTCACCCAGCTTTTGTTGCACCTCAATCCCAAGATAGTAGGTCAACAAGCCTAGATCACTCATCTTGAATAACTCCTTCATCTGTAGCTTGAACTTAGCAATCTCCTCCTCATCCGCTCCGGTTATCAATAGGTCGTCGACATAGATGCCAACTAATAGACGATCCCTTCCTTGACCTCGCTTATACATAGCATGCTCCAGTGGGCTCTTCTCGAATCCGAGAGAGATCAATGTACGATCAAGCTTGATGTTCCACGCCCGAGGGGCCTGCCGTAGCCCGTACAACGCCTTGTGTAGCTTCAATACCTTGTGTTCCTCTCCTCGCTTGACGAATCCCGGTGGTTGCCTCACATAGACTtcttcttccaactctccattcaaAAACGCGGATTTCACATCCATGTGATGCAATTTCCAAGATTCTTGAGCCGCGAGAGCGATAATTAATCTCACCGATTCCATCCTTGCAACGGGAGCGAACACTTCTTCGAAATCCACACCTTGCTCTTGCACGTAGCCCTTGGCCACTAGCCTTGCTTTGTGTTTCACCAAATTCCCTTCGGCATCCTTCTTGATTTTGTACACCCACTTGAGCCCTATGGCTTTTTGGCCGTTGGGTAGATCGACAAGCTTCCATGTATTGTTGTCACGGATCGACACCAACTCCTCATCCATAGCACGACGCCAACACTCCTCCGTGTTTGCGTCCTCGAACTTCGTCGGCTCCTCGGTGAGTAAACACCGACCTTGTCCTCTCCCTCGCGCACGCGTTGTGCCAAAGGTCTCCGGCGGATAGAATTCCAGTACGCTTCGCAATTTTTCCGGAGTCGGCGGACGTCTCCTTTCCATTGCAGTAGAAGGAGACCCTGGAGCTGACGTATTCGCGCTAGCTTCTGCGTCGGCAGAACCTTCACGAGCTGACGAGCTGCCTGCAGGCGACGTACAATCGTCGCGCGTGTACGGTACTGAACTGGAACGTCCTGGTGATTGTGCACCAGCTTCTGGCTCACGTCCACGCCCAGGTGGGCTAGCTGGCCTGCTGGGTGAAGGATAAAAGCCACCTCGTGGCGTGCCTGGTTCTTCATCCGGCCTCCCTGGCTCCTCCCAGTCTGGGCCGTGCGCCAAGCTCTGTGAGCTGCTGCTCGCTCCAGGACTCCTGTACGGAGAGCTTCCAGGCTGCTCGGTCGAGCGAGCGCTCGAATCGCTGCTGTTCCGCGTGCTGTTCCGATCGCTAGCATCTCCAGGCGTAGCGCTGCTGCTCGCTTCCGGACCAACATCTTCTGAACCAGCGCCTGAATCCGTAACGCCCCGCGACGCTGTTTCTTGATCATCTGCATGTGAATCGCTGTAAACCACAGTAAATATCTCGTTTGTGATCGACTGTACCGGTTCCGCGGAGCCCCAATTCCATGATTTCTCCTCCTCGAAGACGACGTCGCGTGTCACCACCAACTGTTTATTCACTGGATTGTACGCGCGATACGCCTTCGAACCGGCTTCATAGCCGATCATGACCATTGGAGTACTTCGATCCGCCAACTTGCTAGTATGCCCGGCCACCGTCTTCACATGCGCCACGCACCCGAAAGTGCGAAGATGATCAACCGAGGGCTTGCGTCCGTACCATGCTTCGTACGGAGTCATACCAACCACGCTTTTAGTTGGTGCCCTGTTCAGTAGATAGACGGCCGTCGTGACCGCCTCGCCCCAAAACCTGCCCGGCACGCCTTTGCTTTTCATCATGCTACGTGCCATGGCCACCACGGTTTGGTTCCTTCTCTCCACAACACCGTTTTGCTGCGGTGAATATGGCGCGGTAAGGTACCGCTGGATCCCATGAGCTTCACAAAACGCCTTGAATTCATTGGATTTGAACTCCCCACCCCGATCGGTGCGGAGGGCCTTTAACTTTGCCTCGGACTTActttttggtatcagagcctcgtggAGGATCTCCTAGTAACGGGAGGTCATGACGAAGGAAGTGGGCGAGTCTTCCGGCGCCGCGGCGCCGGTGTCGACGCAGTACCCGCAGTACATCCGCGACAACTACACGGTGTGGGCGACCACGATGATGTGGGCGCTCGAGTCCAACGAAGTCTGGGAGGCTGTCGATCCCGGCGGCGACGAGTTCATGAAGGGCGCACCGAAGTACCGCAAGGACCGACAGGCACTCACGGCCATCTGCTCGGTGATGCCGATGGACGTGAAGCAGCACCTAATCTCGAAGAAATCTGCAAAGGAGGCGTGGGAGACGATCAAGACGCTAAATCTTGGTCACGAGCGCGTCCGTGAGGTGGCCCTACAAACCTTGCAGAAGAAGTACGAGAATCTGGAGATGGGAGAAGATGAGACGCTGGACGCCTTCGCTTCGAGGGTCGCTACATTGGTCAATGGGATTCGCGCGCTCGACGAGAAGCTCGAGGAGATCTCGATCGTAAGGCGTTTCCTTCGCGCGGTGCTGCCGCGTTACTTGTCCGTTGTTTCGGCGATCGAGCAGTGCGTTGATCTCAAGACTCTCACGATGGATGATCTAGTTGGACGGTTCAAGGCTCATGATGAGCGGATGAAGATCACCTATGGTGATGTGGTACCGGAAGAGCACGTTATGCTTACCCGTGCCCAGTGGCAGGCGGTGGTCGCCAAAGAGAAGAAGGGCGATAAGGCATATGACAGCAGAAGTGATAAGGAAGCTTCTCGCCCAGCGAGAAAGTACATCGCaggggaggacgaggacgacgctcCGCCGAGGAGGAAGTTTGACATCAAGAAAGTAAGATGCCATAACTGCGGCGAGCTCGGTCACTTCAAGGTTGATTGCCGGAAACCACCAAAGCCGAAGGAAAGGGCTCTCATCGCCCAGGAAGGAGATGATGGACCGATGATGCTGATGCTCGAAGTATGCGAGCAGAAGGACGAGGAGGAGCTACCTCCTCCATCACCGGCTACGGAGATTGTGATGGATCACGGTCTACCATGTGTGGATCACGTGGACAAGCTATGCGACGAAGGTGTCGTCGAGAAGCAACGGAGTGCCCCGTACCCACGTGAAACCACGGATGAGGCAAGTGAAGCTTTGGAGCTCGTTCATGGCGCTATATGCGGTCCAATTTCACCCGCAACCCCGTCCGGCAATGAGTACTTCATGCTTGTGGTGGATGATCTCAGCCAATACATGTGGATTGTGTTGCTGAAGAGTAAAGATCAAGATCTACAAGCATTCGAGAAGATCAAGGAAGCTGGAGGAATCAAGGCGAGGGCAAAGAAAAAGTCCCTACGCATAGATCGGGGTGGTGAATTGAAGCATAAAGTGGTGGCCAtggcacggagcatgatggaaagTAAAGGCTTGCCAGGAAAGTTCTGGGGTGAGGCAGTCAACACGGCTGTCTACTTGCTGAACAGGGCGCCAACTAGGAGTATGGTTGGTGGGACTCCGTACGAAACATGGTACGGACGAAAGCCCTCGGTTGATCATCTTCGCACTTTCGGGTGCGTGGCGCATGTCAAGACGGTGTCCGGCAATAAAAGAAACTTGGCGGATCGGAGTACACCAATGATCATGACTGGTTATGAAGAAGGCTCGAAAGCGTATCGTTTGTGCAATCCCTCGACCAATAAGGTGATTGTCGCGTGCGACGTAGTCTTCGAGGAAGACTTGTCATGGATCTGGGACTCCATGGAACCGGAAGAGATTTTTACTGTTGTCTGTAACAGTAATTCTGAGCATGCAGATGATCGAGGTACAGgaacttgtacggaaggaaatgttaCAGGTTCAGAAGCTGCGTCGACTCCTACGACCGCGCCAAGTTCAGGCGCCTGGTGGCCAGCGGCCAGTCCACGCGCGGACGGGAGCGCGTCCAACGCTTGGCCAGGAAGCGGCAGCAGTAGGAGGCCATCTCGGCCAGAAGGAGCTGGCACCTCTCAGCCTGGGAGCTTGACAGGGGCGCGGCCGAGAGACATCCCGCGCGGGAGCCCAGGGAGCAGGACATCGTCCCGATGGCCAGCAGCAGAGTTGCACTGGAGCACAGCTTGGGCAAGTGCTAGGCGCGGCCTCGAGGCTTGCGGACCTGAAGGGAGCAGTAGCCCAGCTCGGGCTGGAGCTATACCACGAGACCAAGACCCAGGAGGGGCGCTTGGTGACGGACCAGAAAGAAGTGGCATGTCAGGAAGTGCCATGCTCAGTCCAGAAAAAATGCCAACAGGAGAGCCGCATGGAGTGACGGGAGCTTTACCTGAAGGCAAAGAAGATGCTTCGTATGGAGATTGGGCACAAGTGTTGCCTGAAAAACCAGTACGTAGCTTAGGAGGAGCTTCATCAGAAGGTCCAGAAGAAGGAGGGCTCACCAGCTCAGAAAGTAGGCACGATTGGAACAGCCATGTTGCTGCTCTGACCGGGCTAGAAGAGAGAGCAATCCCAGCTCAGGTTGCGCCACACGGGATGGAAGTTGACATCCTAGCAAGAAAAAGGCATACACGTTATGTATGTCTAGAGCTAATGGGTCTAGCTATGCACGAGCTAGCTTGTACGGGGGTGCATTATAGCCAAAACCATCGGCAAGAATCGCATCCATCAGGTAAGGAGCTAGCTATGCATGTTCCTTTGAATCTCGGGGAGGAAGTACTTCGACGAGATTACAAAGGTGAGTCGCGAAGAAGCGACGTGGGTCCTCAGCTAGCAAGTGAAGGATCCGCAAGTGAAGAAACAAGTGCGACGTCGGGCGCAGAAAAGTATGTCGTGCTATCTCTACTTACACTGGAGACGAGACGACTACGACCGACACGAGCACGCATGAGACGCGTGTTGAACTACTATTCGAAGAAGGAACTTCGGACGGTAAATAATCCGGTGAAGATGAAGCACACGAAGCAATGTTTGTTCATCAAGGAACCGGTGAAGACTGAAGACGCGGGCAAGGAGGACTGCCGGCGTGAAGCCATGGAGAAGCCAACGAAGGTAAAGTCGGTGGCATGGGTTCCACGAGGAGCGGCAAAAGCAATGCCGAAGAAGACGCCTGCGGGAAGCAGCTGGCGCATTTGGGACCCAGGTCGAAATGAAGTGCATGTCGTGCTTAGGGGGTGATTGTTAGAAATAAGCACTCCGGCTCCGGCACGACACCAAGCAATCACGTGTACGAGTAGAATTGCTAGGATACGTATTTGTATAGGAGTGGATCTAGTCACGACTCGTACTGGTAGTTCGAGTAGGATAGCAAGTCCTGGCATATATAAGTGCGTGTATACCTAGCTTTGTAAACTACACCGTGAGTTGAGCAATAGAAAATCTGCAAGGACCGACAAGGTCCTTTGGCGATCATCAGTTTATTGCGTGCGTGTGTATGTGCTGATCGGAAGTAGCTTCGCAAGAATCGATCAGGCTAGCTTTGGTTAGCTACGTACGTGCATCGCGGCTTGTCATTGGTACGTGCGCGTCTCGCCGGAAACTCATCGTCAGGCGTCGTCTGGAAAGCACTCGACGGCAGGGGCTGTGTTTGGTATCAGATCGGCGAGAGTACTGCCGGGTCTGGGCCAACAATTCATCTCCTTCCTGGGCGATGAGAGCCCTTTCCTCTTGATCGTCTCCCACGCCTCCTTTGCAGATTTCTTCCAAGCAAGCAACGCAACCCACATGTATCTACTGAAGTCGTCGACGATGAGCAAAAAGTACTTGTTCCCGGCGGGGGTCGCCGGCGTGATTGGTCCGCATAAGTCTCCATGCACCAACTCAAGAACCTTGCTTGCTCGATATTGTCCCTCCCTTGGAAACGGGGCTCGCCTTTGCTTCCCAATGAGACAACCGTCGCACACCTGCTCAACATGATCAACACACGGTAAGCCACGTACCATCTCCTTCTGTCCAAGTTGCCGTAGAGCCTGGAAATTAAGATGCCCGTAGCGCGCGTGCCACCTCCATGCCGAGTCTTCCATGCTTGACATCAAGCATACCGGATCCACCCGATCCAGGTTGAGGATGTAGAGTCGATTCCTCGCCCTCTCCACCTTCATGATGAGTTGCCTTTGACGATCATACCCCCATAAGAACTCGTCCTCGATCACGATCTTGCATCCACGCTCCGCGAGCTGACCAAGACTGATGATGTTGCTCTTCAACTTGGGGATATAGTACACATCCGTGAGTACCTTGTGACCGCCGTTCTTCAACTCAAACAGGACAGTGCCTCGCCCTGCTATCCCAACAGTCGATCCATCGCCGAATCGAACTGTTCCTCCCACCGAGAGGTCTAGCTCAGAAAACTGAGCCTTGTCGCCGGTCATGTGGTTGCTTGCGCCTGTGTCGAGGTACCAGACATGCCTCGCTGTCCTCATCCTCGCCTTATCATGAAGGAAAACCTTGTCTTCCTCGAGCGTGACGATCTCCCTAGCCGGCACATGCGGAGTTGATCCAACGTTGTCCATCAGCTCGCATACTTCGAGCATCAACATCATTGGTCCATCATCTCCTTCCTTCGCCAAGAGAGCCTTCTTCTCCGGAGAGTTGCGACACTCCGATTTGAAGTGACCGAGCTGGTTGCACTTATGGCAGCGAAGATTCTTTTTATCGAACTTCTTCTTAGGCTTCTTCGGCTTCTCATCCGACTTCTTCGCCGGGCGGGAGGCTTCTTGATAACCACCGCTGCTTGATGCTCCATTGCTCTTCTTCTCTCTTGCGGCCATTGCCTGCCACTGGGCGCGCGTAAGCATCACGTGCTCCTCCACTTTTGCTTCGCCGCCGTAGGTGATCTTCATCCTCTCATCATGCGCCTTGAACCGTCCGACCAAATCGTCCATCGTGAGAGTCTTGAGATCGACGCACTGCTCGATCGCCGAAACAACGGGCAAGTAACGCGGCGGCGCCGCGCGTAGGAAACGCCTTACGATCGAGATCTCCTCGAGCTTCTCGCCCAACGCGCGAATCCCATTGACCAATGTAGCGACCCTCGAAGCGAAGGCATCCAGCTTCTCATTTACTCCCATCTCCAGGTTCTCGTACTGCTTCTGCAAGGTTTGTAGGGCCGCCTCGCGGACACGCGCATGACCAAGATTCAGCGTCTTGATCGTCTCCCACGCCTCCTTTGCAGATGTCTTCGAGATCAGGTGCTGCTTCACGTCCATCGGCATCACTGAGCAGATGGCCGTGAGTGCCTGTCGGTCCTTGCGGTACATCGGCGCGCCCTTCTTGAACTCGTCGCCGCCGGGATCGACAGCCTCCCAGACTTTGTTGGACTCGAGCGCCCACATCATCGTGGTCGCCCACACCGTGTAGTTGTCGCGGATGTACTGCGGATACTGCGTCGACACCGGCGCCGCGGCGCCGGAAGACTCGCCCACTTCCTTCGTCATGACCTCCCGTTACTAGGAGATCCTccacgaggctctgataccaattgttggccCAGCCCCAAAACGCCGTGTACTTCCGACGTAGACGAAGACGATCCGGCGAGACGTGACCTGCACACGCACAGCAAACAAGCCAAGCAATATGCAAACAGCAGCAATCCAAGTACGATCAGCTAGCTCCAACTCACGCACACGAAAAGCAATGTATCGCCACAGGCCCGTATCGAGCCTGTTGTTTTCTTTGTATTGATTCTCGATGTGGTGGTTTACAAGTGCTGGTTACACGTATACTTATACACGGCTAACCTGACTCCTACTCGGTGGTGTACTCAGCGTCCAACACGGTACAAACCCAACACGACGCCGACCCGGTTCTAAATCCGGTTTAGACTCTCCTAGACGTATACGGAAACTACGACGCACACGACATCTTGCCGATGTCGAGAGTGATTAGTTCTAACACAGGGGCCTCAGGGCGGCAAGCTTCTGGCGCCCTCCATGCCTTCCTGCTCAACGAGCGGCAACTACACCGAGGGCAGCCAGTTCAAGAAGAACCTCGACGAGCTCCTCTCTTCCTTCCCATTAGCCGCTGAAAAGAATAGCTGGTTCAACACCAGCACGGTAGGCACGGGGTCCGACCAGGTATTCGGCCTCATTATGTGCTACGCCGACAGCAATGAGGCACAGTGCCTGGACTGCCTCACGGCGGCCCCAGCGAGGACGGTGGCGGCGTGCCAGGGCAGCCGGAACGTGACGGTCGGCTACGATGCCTGCCTGCTCCGCTACTCGGACAATCGCTTCTTCGCCGGCGGAGCCACCGACTTCGCCTACGGCCCCGATCCCCGCAGCACCGACTTCTGGATAGTGGACGTGCATCCCAACGCGACGGACCCAGATACCATGGCCGCCGCGCGGATGCAGCTCACAGGAGAGCTATCGGAAAAGGTCGGCGACACATCGTTGCGGTTATACAGCTACACACTACCGTACAACGACTCACTTCAGGGCACGAACGTGATATCCGGGTTGGCGCAGTGCACGCGGGACCTGGCGCCAAGCGAGTGTAACTCCTGCGTTGCCTGGTACAGTATATGGCTGTGGACAATGTTGCGGAGCAACAGCGGAGGTGGAATCAAGGGGTACAGCTGCTACCTGAGGTACCAGCTCGGTGCGTTGAACATCACGATGCCACCTGAACCGGCAACGCCGCCCATGCC encodes:
- the LOC139831431 gene encoding uncharacterized protein; translated protein: MTKEVGESSGAAAPVSTQYPQYIRDNYTVWATTMMWALESNEVWEAVDPGGDEFMKGAPKYRKDRQALTAICSVMPMDVKQHLISKKSAKEAWETIKTLNLGHERVREVALQTLQKKYENLEMGEDETLDAFASRVATLVNGIRALDEKLEEISIVRRFLRAVLPRYLSVVSAIEQCVDLKTLTMDDLVGRFKAHDERMKITYGDVVPEEHVMLTRAQWQAVVAKEKKGDKAYDSRSDKEASRPARKYIAGEDEDDAPPRRKFDIKKVRCHNCGELGHFKVDCRKPPKPKERALIAQEGDDGPMMLMLEVCEQKDEEELPPPSPATEIVMDHGLPCVDHVDKLCDEGVVEKQRSAPYPRETTDEASEALELVHGAICGPISPATPSGNEYFMLVVDDLSQYMWIVLLKSKDQDLQAFEKIKEAGGIKARAKKKSLRIDRGGELKHKVVAMARSMMESKGLPGKFWGEAVNTAVYLLNRAPTRSMVGGTP